From Salmo salar chromosome ssa04, Ssal_v3.1, whole genome shotgun sequence, one genomic window encodes:
- the fdx1b gene encoding ferredoxin 1b isoform X1, whose product MVFTRGPLTTQSTIDTPQANMARCLHLGSFLFTKMVNTPRISMGVKTCLIKTWTPHSQGKAISIHSAIHSDSENNRAILYLSEEKVIIHFINQDGIKTTTAVTEGQTLLDVVVNKNLDISGFGACEGTLACSTCHLIFDKAFYEKMEPMVDEEMDMLDLAYGLTKTSRLGCQVTVQKWMDGMTVQVPQDVRDAVGSKGSQ is encoded by the exons ATGGTATTCACCAGAGGCCCCCTTACCACTCAGTCCACAATCGACACGCCACAGGCCAACATGGCAAGGTGTTTGCATCTCGGCTCCTTCCTTTTCACTAAGATGGTCAATACACCCCGTATCTCAATGGGAGTCAAAACTTGCCTCATTAAAACCTGGACCCCACACAGCCAAGGCAAAGCAATCAGCATCCACTCGGCCATACACTCCGACTCTGAAAATAACAG AGCCATATTATA CTTGTCGGAGGAAAAAGTCATAATACACTTTATTAACCAAGATGGCATCAAAACCACCACTGCTGTTACTGAAGGACAGACCCTGTTGGATGTTGTCGTAAACAAAAACTTGGACATAAGTGGTTTTG GTGCATGTGAGGGGACATTAGCATGCTCCACCTGTCATCTCATTTTTGACAAGGCATTTTATGAGAAGATGGAACCAATGGTGGATGAGGAGATGGATATGCTAGATCTAGCTTACGGGCTTACCAAGAC GTCCCGTCTTGGTTGCCAGGTGACAGTGCAGAAGTGGATGGATGGTATGACTGTCCAAGTGCCCCAAGACGTGAGGGATGCTGTGGGATCTAAAGGCAGCCAGTGA
- the fdx1b gene encoding ferredoxin 1b isoform X2, translating to MVFTRGPLTTQSTIDTPQANMARCLHLGSFLFTKMVNTPRISMGVKTCLIKTWTPHSQGKAISIHSAIHSDSENNSLSEEKVIIHFINQDGIKTTTAVTEGQTLLDVVVNKNLDISGFGACEGTLACSTCHLIFDKAFYEKMEPMVDEEMDMLDLAYGLTKTSRLGCQVTVQKWMDGMTVQVPQDVRDAVGSKGSQ from the exons ATGGTATTCACCAGAGGCCCCCTTACCACTCAGTCCACAATCGACACGCCACAGGCCAACATGGCAAGGTGTTTGCATCTCGGCTCCTTCCTTTTCACTAAGATGGTCAATACACCCCGTATCTCAATGGGAGTCAAAACTTGCCTCATTAAAACCTGGACCCCACACAGCCAAGGCAAAGCAATCAGCATCCACTCGGCCATACACTCCGACTCTGAAAATAACAG CTTGTCGGAGGAAAAAGTCATAATACACTTTATTAACCAAGATGGCATCAAAACCACCACTGCTGTTACTGAAGGACAGACCCTGTTGGATGTTGTCGTAAACAAAAACTTGGACATAAGTGGTTTTG GTGCATGTGAGGGGACATTAGCATGCTCCACCTGTCATCTCATTTTTGACAAGGCATTTTATGAGAAGATGGAACCAATGGTGGATGAGGAGATGGATATGCTAGATCTAGCTTACGGGCTTACCAAGAC GTCCCGTCTTGGTTGCCAGGTGACAGTGCAGAAGTGGATGGATGGTATGACTGTCCAAGTGCCCCAAGACGTGAGGGATGCTGTGGGATCTAAAGGCAGCCAGTGA